From a region of the Gordonia sp. PP30 genome:
- a CDS encoding maleylpyruvate isomerase N-terminal domain-containing protein has protein sequence MPISAKEIRGWFDGSAAGFRDTIGRLDPARLDDPGLGDWTVRSLLGHTCRAFLTIESYLAAAEGVSIDPESVLDGPIAYFRAAFASVGDPAAVAARGVAAGLDLGDDPVGAALTIADRVGDLVPVLPDDAPLLSPVGPMRLIDYLPTRAFELTVHSLDLTSALGLEPGPDLLRAAPRAIELAAALAEPGRAVTVLRAMTGRDGLAPGFTVLG, from the coding sequence ATGCCGATCTCGGCGAAGGAGATCCGGGGCTGGTTCGACGGCTCCGCCGCCGGCTTCCGCGACACGATCGGCCGCCTGGACCCGGCCCGGCTCGACGATCCTGGACTCGGTGACTGGACGGTGCGTTCCCTTCTCGGTCACACGTGCCGGGCCTTCCTGACCATCGAGTCGTATCTCGCCGCGGCAGAAGGGGTTTCGATCGACCCGGAGAGTGTCCTGGACGGCCCGATCGCCTACTTCCGGGCCGCGTTCGCTTCGGTCGGCGACCCCGCCGCGGTCGCGGCGCGCGGCGTCGCGGCCGGTCTCGATCTGGGCGACGATCCGGTCGGTGCGGCCCTCACCATCGCCGATCGCGTCGGCGATCTCGTGCCGGTGCTGCCCGACGACGCGCCGTTGCTCTCCCCCGTCGGCCCGATGCGCCTGATCGACTATCTGCCGACCCGCGCCTTCGAATTGACCGTGCACTCGCTGGACCTGACGAGCGCCCTCGGACTCGAGCCCGGGCCCGATCTGCTGCGGGCGGCCCCGCGGGCGATCGAACTGGCGGCCGCACTGGCCGAACCCGGCCGGGCGGTCACCGTACTGCGGGCGATGACCGGGCGCGACGGCCTCGCCCCGGGCTTCACGGTCCTGGGCTGA